The proteins below come from a single Thermopolyspora flexuosa genomic window:
- a CDS encoding alkyl/aryl-sulfatase codes for MATPPLHDRTDFDDAERGFIAELSPALIKAADGRVVWDLDAYAFLHADCPDTAHPSLWRQAQLCARHGLFEVTDGIYQVRGLDLSNMTLVEGERGVIVIDPLVSTECAAAALRLYRDHRGDRPVTGLIYTHSHVDHFGGARGVSDGTGIPVIAPARFVEHAVSENVYAGTAMNRRAAYMYGQDLPRSPEGQLGCGLGMGTSAGTVSLIPPTLDVTHTGQEETVDGVRIVFQLTPGTEAPAEMNFLFPERRALCLAENATHNLHNVLTLRGALVRDTRVWARYLTEAIALFADRADVAFASHHWPTWGRERIVAFLSQQRDLYAYLHDQTLRMLNRGMTGNEIAEAMRLPPALERAWHTHGYYGSVSHNVKAIYQRYLGWFDGNPAHLWEHPPVELARRYVEAFGGTAAVVALAERYIGQGDLRFAATLLNHAVFADPGDSAARHLLAEVYTRLGHGAENATWRNFYMTGAKELTTPPSKPATNTVSPDMLSALTADQVFDSLAIRVNGPEAWDEHFTIDWHLTDTHEHHRTTLSNGALIHERDRSGDGADLTLRLTKDRLLSLLAGDTDTGDLAYDGDLTALGRLTAVLEEPTPDFAIVTP; via the coding sequence GAGCGCGGCTTCATCGCGGAACTGTCTCCCGCCCTGATCAAAGCGGCCGACGGCAGGGTCGTCTGGGACCTCGACGCCTACGCCTTTCTCCACGCCGACTGCCCGGACACCGCGCACCCGAGCCTGTGGCGGCAGGCACAGCTGTGCGCCAGGCACGGGCTGTTCGAGGTGACCGACGGCATCTACCAGGTGCGCGGCCTGGATCTGTCCAACATGACCCTCGTGGAGGGCGAGCGTGGCGTCATCGTCATCGACCCGCTCGTCTCCACGGAGTGCGCCGCCGCCGCGCTCCGGCTCTACCGTGACCACCGGGGCGACAGGCCCGTGACCGGCCTGATCTACACCCACTCCCACGTGGACCACTTCGGCGGTGCCCGCGGCGTCAGCGACGGCACGGGCATTCCCGTCATCGCGCCCGCCCGTTTCGTCGAGCACGCCGTCTCGGAGAACGTCTACGCGGGCACCGCGATGAACCGGCGTGCCGCGTACATGTACGGCCAGGACCTGCCCCGCAGCCCGGAAGGTCAGCTCGGCTGCGGCCTGGGCATGGGCACCTCGGCCGGCACCGTATCGCTCATCCCGCCCACCCTCGACGTCACGCACACCGGCCAGGAGGAGACGGTCGACGGCGTCCGCATCGTCTTCCAGCTCACCCCCGGCACCGAGGCCCCGGCGGAGATGAACTTCCTGTTCCCCGAACGGCGCGCCCTGTGCCTGGCCGAGAACGCCACCCACAACCTGCACAACGTGCTGACCCTGCGCGGCGCGCTGGTCCGCGACACCCGTGTCTGGGCCCGCTACCTGACCGAGGCCATCGCCCTGTTCGCCGACCGGGCGGACGTGGCCTTCGCCTCGCACCACTGGCCCACCTGGGGCCGCGAGCGCATCGTCGCCTTCCTGTCCCAGCAGCGCGACCTGTACGCGTACCTGCACGACCAGACCCTGCGCATGCTGAACCGCGGCATGACCGGCAACGAGATCGCCGAGGCCATGCGGCTCCCGCCCGCCCTGGAGCGGGCCTGGCACACGCACGGCTACTACGGCTCGGTCAGCCACAACGTCAAGGCGATCTATCAGCGCTACCTGGGCTGGTTCGACGGCAACCCCGCCCACCTGTGGGAGCACCCGCCCGTCGAGCTGGCCCGCCGCTACGTCGAGGCCTTCGGCGGCACCGCCGCCGTCGTCGCGTTGGCCGAGCGGTACATCGGCCAAGGCGACCTGCGCTTCGCCGCGACCCTGCTCAACCACGCGGTGTTCGCCGACCCCGGCGACTCCGCCGCCCGCCACCTCCTGGCCGAGGTCTACACCCGCCTGGGCCACGGCGCCGAGAACGCCACCTGGCGCAACTTCTACATGACCGGCGCCAAGGAGCTGACCACCCCGCCGTCGAAGCCCGCGACCAACACCGTCTCACCGGACATGCTCAGCGCGCTCACCGCCGATCAGGTCTTCGACTCGCTCGCCATCCGGGTCAACGGCCCCGAGGCATGGGACGAACACTTCACCATCGACTGGCACCTGACCGACACCCATGAGCACCACCGCACCACGCTGTCCAACGGCGCCCTGATCCACGAGCGGGACCGGTCCGGCGACGGCGCGGACCTGACCCTCCGGCTGACCAAGGATCGCCTGCTCAGCCTGCTCGCCGGAGACACCGACACCGGGGACCTCGCGTACGACGGCGACCTGACGGCCCTCGGGCGGCTGACGGCCGTTCTGGAGGAGCCCACGCCGGACTTCGCCATCGTCACACCTTGA
- a CDS encoding nucleotidyltransferase domain-containing protein, producing the protein MDGTSFLDEVADTLMALPGVKAVALGGSRAQGTNRPDSDWDLAVYYRGEFHPQALRDVGWEGEVSEIGGWGGGVFNGGAWLTIHGRRVDVHYRDLEVVERELAKAREGRFHCEPLMFHLAGIPSYLVVAELALNRVLRGSLPRPEYPMALRRNAPAVWRGQGEATLAYAEHNHAPYGRLAQCAGMIATGMSQFAHAILAARGEWATNEKTLLTRAGLRPVDEIVSRMTGDPGSLIDAVRSARELAHRELEAALAEIPADV; encoded by the coding sequence ATGGACGGCACGAGCTTTCTCGATGAGGTCGCCGATACGCTGATGGCGCTCCCCGGAGTGAAGGCGGTCGCGCTCGGTGGATCGCGGGCACAGGGAACGAACCGGCCGGACAGCGACTGGGACCTGGCCGTCTACTACCGGGGCGAGTTCCACCCGCAGGCGCTGCGCGACGTCGGGTGGGAAGGCGAGGTTTCGGAGATCGGCGGCTGGGGTGGCGGCGTCTTCAACGGTGGCGCGTGGCTGACGATCCATGGGAGGCGGGTCGACGTCCACTACCGGGATCTGGAGGTCGTGGAACGCGAGCTTGCGAAGGCCCGGGAGGGCAGGTTTCACTGCGAGCCGTTGATGTTCCACCTCGCCGGCATCCCCAGTTACCTGGTGGTGGCCGAGCTGGCGCTCAATCGTGTGCTGAGAGGGTCGCTGCCCCGGCCCGAGTATCCGATGGCGCTGCGGAGGAACGCTCCGGCGGTCTGGCGTGGCCAGGGTGAAGCCACCCTTGCCTATGCCGAGCACAACCACGCCCCGTACGGGAGGCTCGCGCAGTGTGCGGGAATGATCGCCACGGGGATGTCGCAGTTCGCGCACGCGATCCTCGCCGCACGCGGCGAGTGGGCGACCAATGAGAAGACCCTGCTCACCCGGGCTGGACTGCGGCCGGTGGACGAGATCGTCTCGCGGATGACCGGCGATCCCGGCTCCTTGATCGATGCCGTCCGAAGCGCTCGAGAGCTCGCACACCGGGAACTTGAGGCCGCCCTCGCTGAGATTCCCGCTGACGTCTGA
- a CDS encoding tetratricopeptide repeat protein, producing MQEDEEVAQWRRIVESTEKRAKYEPDVHLPVLAYWLERFAEALREAGRREEAVTARKRAVEVAEELAEDEPDDFLPRLARLLHDLAIDLTEVGRYEEAVAAGKRTVELRERLAEADPDAYLPDLAGSLHNLAIDLEKLGRSEEAVTAGRRAVELRERLAAADEDTHLPGLAASLYNLAVGLEKLGRGEEAVAAGERAVELHERLAAADPDAYLPKLAASLHNLAVSLKEAGRGEEAVAAGARAVEIRVRLAAADEDTHLPGLAASLHNLAIDLADARRFEEAVAAGKGAVELRGRLAEADPDTYLPALATSLHNLAIDLEKVGRCEEAVAAARRAVEIRERLAASDPDAFLTDLSESLGVLMNQLEAVGRPEEGLVIAQRRVEVADRFAELKPDLYPRERVLSWLHLATRLKKLGRREEEVAALQQAVEACERLAEDDPGVALPPLGYALQDLTVALGELGRREEGMAASRRAVEVFERLVAADPDVYLPDLAKSLHNLAIDLAEAGRYEEAVAAARRAVEVNRRLAEDSPSDYREEHAWSLMVLGRLQIEEARFAEAVPYLVEAAAVAEQPSGGGPPVIEVAAALLRLAYEFDPDGVRERMREVTDQDVVEWLDSKTAG from the coding sequence GTGCAGGAAGACGAGGAGGTGGCTCAATGGCGGCGAATAGTGGAGTCGACCGAGAAGCGTGCCAAGTACGAGCCGGATGTGCACCTCCCCGTCCTGGCGTACTGGTTGGAGAGGTTCGCGGAGGCTTTGCGGGAAGCGGGACGGCGTGAAGAGGCGGTAACCGCCAGGAAACGTGCGGTGGAGGTCGCCGAGGAACTTGCTGAGGACGAGCCGGATGACTTCCTGCCTCGGCTGGCCAGATTGCTGCACGATCTCGCGATCGATTTGACGGAGGTGGGGCGGTACGAGGAGGCGGTGGCCGCCGGGAAGCGTACGGTGGAGCTCCGTGAACGGCTGGCAGAGGCCGATCCGGATGCCTACCTGCCTGACCTGGCCGGATCGTTGCACAACCTCGCGATCGATCTGGAGAAGCTGGGCCGAAGTGAGGAGGCGGTGACCGCCGGAAGGCGTGCGGTGGAGCTTCGTGAACGGCTGGCCGCGGCGGATGAGGACACTCACCTGCCTGGCCTGGCCGCATCGCTGTACAACCTCGCGGTGGGGCTGGAGAAGCTGGGCCGGGGTGAGGAGGCGGTGGCGGCTGGGGAGCGTGCGGTGGAGCTCCACGAGCGGCTGGCCGCGGCCGATCCGGATGCCTACCTGCCTAAGCTGGCGGCATCACTGCACAACCTCGCGGTGAGCCTGAAAGAAGCGGGCCGGGGTGAGGAGGCGGTGGCCGCCGGGGCGCGTGCTGTGGAGATCCGTGTACGGCTGGCCGCGGCGGATGAGGACACTCACCTGCCTGGCCTGGCCGCTTCGCTGCACAACCTCGCGATCGATCTGGCAGATGCGAGGCGGTTCGAGGAGGCGGTGGCCGCGGGAAAGGGTGCGGTGGAGCTTCGCGGACGGCTGGCAGAGGCCGACCCGGACACCTACCTTCCTGCGCTGGCAACGTCGTTGCACAACCTCGCGATCGATCTGGAGAAGGTTGGCCGGTGCGAGGAGGCGGTGGCCGCCGCCCGGCGTGCCGTGGAGATCCGCGAACGGCTGGCCGCGAGCGACCCCGATGCATTCCTGACTGACCTGAGCGAGTCATTGGGCGTCCTGATGAACCAGTTGGAGGCAGTGGGTCGGCCGGAGGAAGGACTGGTCATCGCTCAGCGCCGCGTGGAGGTTGCTGACCGGTTTGCCGAGCTGAAACCGGATCTCTACCCACGCGAGCGGGTCCTGTCTTGGCTGCACCTTGCGACCCGATTGAAGAAACTGGGTCGGCGAGAGGAGGAAGTGGCGGCGCTTCAGCAGGCTGTCGAGGCCTGTGAGCGGCTCGCCGAGGACGACCCCGGCGTCGCCCTGCCCCCGCTGGGATACGCCCTGCAAGATCTCACGGTTGCGCTGGGTGAACTGGGCCGGCGTGAGGAGGGAATGGCCGCCTCTCGGCGTGCGGTGGAGGTCTTCGAGCGACTGGTTGCGGCCGATCCGGACGTCTACCTGCCCGACCTGGCCAAATCCCTGCACAACCTCGCGATCGATCTGGCAGAGGCGGGGCGGTATGAGGAGGCGGTGGCAGCCGCTCGGCGTGCGGTGGAGGTCAATCGGCGGCTTGCCGAGGACAGTCCGTCCGACTACCGGGAGGAGCACGCTTGGAGCCTGATGGTGCTCGGCCGCCTGCAGATCGAGGAAGCCCGCTTCGCCGAGGCGGTCCCCTACCTGGTCGAGGCGGCCGCTGTCGCAGAACAGCCTTCTGGGGGTGGTCCACCGGTCATCGAGGTGGCTGCGGCACTGCTCCGCTTGGCCTACGAGTTCGATCCCGACGGGGTGAGGGAGAGGATGCGGGAAGTCACCGACCAGGACGTCGTCGAGTGGCTCGACTCGAAGACCGCCGGATGA
- a CDS encoding DinB family protein, protein MSEPERLRRQLGVSRSLPEPHLKDVTDEEALWEPASNRWNVRRRPDGTQDADRVVPEPDPAPVPTVAWVMWHIGLRWEQAYAHCFGRSGGSATQLDRPEAASSTPWPGDVTSAVIWLSQCHDRWSGALGSPSEKDLESTERTGWFPGGSFSLGHVLAWANVELMKNAAEIGTLRHLRHASRG, encoded by the coding sequence GTGTCTGAGCCGGAGCGGCTCCGCCGGCAGCTGGGTGTGTCCCGGTCGCTGCCGGAGCCGCACCTGAAGGACGTGACCGACGAGGAAGCCCTGTGGGAGCCCGCGTCGAACCGCTGGAACGTACGCCGCCGGCCGGATGGGACGCAGGACGCCGACCGGGTCGTACCGGAGCCGGATCCCGCCCCGGTGCCGACGGTCGCGTGGGTGATGTGGCACATCGGCCTGCGGTGGGAACAGGCGTACGCCCACTGTTTCGGGCGGTCCGGCGGGTCGGCCACGCAGCTGGACCGGCCGGAGGCCGCCTCGTCGACGCCCTGGCCGGGCGACGTGACGTCGGCCGTCATATGGCTCAGCCAATGCCATGACCGCTGGAGCGGCGCGCTGGGCTCGCCGAGCGAAAAGGACCTGGAGTCCACCGAACGAACCGGCTGGTTCCCCGGCGGGTCGTTCTCGCTGGGACATGTGCTCGCCTGGGCGAACGTGGAGCTGATGAAGAACGCCGCGGAGATCGGGACGCTGCGACATCTCCGCCACGCGAGCCGAGGTTGA